In Bacillus cytotoxicus NVH 391-98, the following are encoded in one genomic region:
- the pyrH gene encoding UMP kinase: protein MTKPKYNRVVLKLSGEALAGEKGFGINPAVIKSVAEQVKEIAELDVEVAVVVGGGNIWRGKIGSEMGMDRAGADYMGMLATVMNSLALQDSLENMGIQTRVQTSIEMRQVAEPYIRRKAVRHLEKKRVVIFAAGTGNPYFSTDTTAALRAAEIEADVILMAKNNVDGVYNADPSVDPTATKYESLTYLDVLKEGLGVMDSTASSLCMDNDIPLIVFSIMEKGNIKRAVLGENIGTIVRGK from the coding sequence ATGACTAAACCGAAATATAATCGTGTAGTATTAAAGTTAAGCGGTGAAGCTTTAGCTGGTGAAAAAGGCTTTGGAATTAACCCAGCTGTTATTAAGTCAGTTGCGGAGCAAGTAAAAGAAATTGCAGAACTTGATGTTGAAGTTGCTGTTGTTGTTGGTGGCGGTAACATTTGGCGTGGGAAAATCGGAAGTGAAATGGGCATGGACCGCGCAGGCGCAGATTATATGGGCATGTTAGCGACAGTAATGAATTCATTAGCTCTTCAAGACAGTTTAGAGAACATGGGCATTCAAACGCGTGTTCAAACGTCAATTGAAATGCGTCAAGTAGCAGAGCCTTACATTCGTCGTAAAGCAGTTCGTCATTTAGAGAAAAAACGCGTTGTTATTTTCGCAGCCGGTACAGGTAACCCATACTTCTCTACAGATACGACTGCAGCATTACGCGCAGCAGAAATTGAAGCGGATGTTATTTTAATGGCAAAAAATAATGTGGATGGCGTATATAACGCAGATCCATCTGTTGATCCAACAGCTACAAAATATGAATCACTTACATACTTAGACGTATTAAAAGAAGGTTTAGGTGTAATGGATTCTACAGCTTCTTCATTATGTATGGATAACGATATTCCATTAATTGTATTCTCGATTATGGAAAAAGGAAATATTAAACGTGCTGTTTTAGGCGAAAATATCGGAACAATTGTAAGGGGGAAATAA
- the tsf gene encoding translation elongation factor Ts, with protein MAITAQMVKELREKTGAGMMDCKKALTEMNGDMEKAIDFLREKGIAKAAKKADRIAAEGLTYIETKGNEALILELNSETDFVAKNEGFQALTKELAAHLLANKPATVEEALAQSYENGKTVEEHINEAIAKIGEKITLRRFEIVSKTDADAFGAYLHMGGRIGVVTVLEGTTDEEAAKDVAMHVAAVNPKYIDRDAVTAEEVEHERQVLTQQALNEGKPEKIVAKMVEGRLGKFFEEICLLDQAFVKNPDMKVRQFVESKGGTVKGFVRYAVGEGIEKREDNFAEEVMNQVKGNN; from the coding sequence ATGGCAATTACTGCACAAATGGTAAAAGAACTTCGCGAAAAAACTGGCGCAGGTATGATGGACTGCAAAAAAGCTTTAACAGAAATGAATGGCGATATGGAGAAAGCAATTGATTTCTTACGTGAAAAAGGTATTGCTAAAGCTGCTAAAAAAGCAGACCGCATCGCTGCTGAAGGACTAACTTATATCGAAACAAAAGGTAACGAAGCTTTAATCTTAGAATTAAACTCTGAAACTGACTTTGTTGCGAAAAATGAAGGTTTCCAAGCTTTAACAAAAGAATTAGCGGCTCACTTATTAGCTAACAAGCCTGCAACTGTTGAAGAAGCGTTAGCTCAATCATATGAGAACGGTAAAACAGTAGAAGAGCACATCAACGAAGCAATCGCAAAAATTGGTGAAAAGATTACTCTTCGTCGCTTTGAAATTGTTTCAAAAACTGATGCGGATGCATTCGGTGCTTACCTACACATGGGCGGACGCATCGGTGTAGTAACAGTTCTTGAAGGTACTACTGATGAAGAAGCTGCTAAAGATGTAGCAATGCACGTTGCAGCAGTTAACCCTAAATATATCGACCGCGATGCTGTAACAGCTGAAGAAGTTGAACATGAGCGTCAAGTATTAACTCAACAAGCTCTTAACGAAGGAAAACCAGAAAAAATCGTTGCTAAGATGGTTGAAGGTCGTCTAGGTAAATTCTTCGAAGAGATTTGCTTACTTGACCAAGCATTCGTTAAAAACCCTGATATGAAAGTTCGTCAGTTCGTTGAATCTAAAGGCGGAACAGTAAAAGGATTTGTTCGCTACGCTGTTGGTGAAGGTATTGAGAAGCGTGAAGACAACTTTGCCGAAGAAGTAATGAACCAAGTAAAAGGTAACAACTAA